In Drosophila yakuba strain Tai18E2 chromosome 2R, Prin_Dyak_Tai18E2_2.1, whole genome shotgun sequence, a single genomic region encodes these proteins:
- the LOC6531135 gene encoding CTTNBP2 N-terminal-like protein isoform X1 encodes MEQNSNSSVAETFADAAASDAEYGTENCSGSGMSVGDTVSANHEFQTMKPGPGVGHKVMPVANSASSANTTNGRTRSEMPHSELVKMLYYLEGELQARDVCIAALRNERVKQLIAQLRTKRLQPNDPYAAIFRDKIALNGNLISRESSTQAAQAEMEVRQIIEQQMEQQYQMVSKQRATHVRMVNILTESLENNQRMLQELEEEKRKHENTTAQGDDITYGLELERTKLKQDLEEERAQVAKMEKDLKKLQETLEYERNRQKQIVLLLIAERKKILMKYIEEGKRSEDLAQILAEEKQRSDTIAEGLEEESKKSLRMEEELEKQTHAMEQERKVLFAKLAKEELRVKELEQELNALRSEHEALKKQQQLGGSGSSVAAAKARQFSDDACATPPMVNIAKIVQPTATVSSMPVSGPQTGIARSIAPGQNIRSAGIATAPTGTATAAIAPLAAVLNHTTNTTTTTTTTTNNTTSSSNLSGSVAAAAASVETAATVTVPMVAPPSPSPAKMQPTATIQRAPGGKYAALAAAAALDQTTPPHPHPVPIAVPPVTVPPAGARGAPPPIPTKPIVPPKREPSLSRLGSITGSSAIAAATAATTAAGTAKQN; translated from the exons ATGGAGCAGAACTCAAACAGCAGCGTCGCGGAGACGTTTGCGGACGCAGCAGCGTCGGACGCGGAGTATGGCACTGAGAACTGCTCCGGATCCGGAATGTCGGTGGGCGACACCGTGAGCGCCAATCACGAGTTCCAGACCATGAAACCGGGTCCCGGTGTTGGGCACAAAGTGATGCCGGTGGCCAACAGCGCCAGCAGTGCCAACACAACCAATGGTCGCACGCGCTCCGAGATGCCGCACAGCGAGCTGGTGAAGATGCTGTACTACCTGGAGGGCGAGCTGCAGGCACGGGATGTGTGCATAGCTGCGCTGCGGAACGAGCGGGTGAAGCAGCTCATCGCCCAGCTGCGCACCAAGCGACTGCAGCCCAACGATCCGTATGCGGCCATATTTCGGGACAAGATCGCCCTCAATGGTAATCTCATATCGAGGGAATCGTCCACACAGGCGGCGCAGGCCGAGATGGAGGTGCGCCAGATCATTGAGCAGCAAATGGAGCAGCAGTATCAGATGGTCAGCAAGCAGAGGGCCACGCACGTGCGTATGGTCAACATATTGACCGAATCGCTGGAGAACAATCAGCGCATGCTGCAGGAACTGGAGGAGGAGAAACGCAAGCATGAGAACACCACGGCCCAGGGCGACGACATCACCTACGGCCTGGAATTGGAGCGCACCAAGCTGAAACAGGATCTCGAGGAGGAGCGCGCTCAGGTGGCCAAAATGGAGAAGGATCTGAAGAAGCTGCAGGAGACGCTTGAGTACGAGCGCAATCGACAGAAGCAGatcgtgctgctgctgattgcGGAGCGCAAAAAGATCCTCATGAAGTACATTGAAGAAG GGAAACGCTCCGAGGATCTGGCCCAAATCCTGGCCGAGGAGAAGCAGCGCTCGGACACCATTGCCGAGGGTCTCGAGGAGGAGAGCAAAAAGTCGCTGCGCATGGAGGAGGAACTGGAGAAGCAAACGCATGCCATGGAGCAGGAGCGGAAAGTGCTGTTCGCCAAACTAGCCAAGGAGGAACTCCG GGTCAAAGAGCTGGAGCAGGAACTCAACGCCCTGCGGAGCGAGCATGAGGCTCtgaaaaagcagcagcaactgggTGGCAGCGGCTCATCCGTGGCCGCCGCCAAGGCGCGACAGTTCAGCG ACGACGcctgtgccacgccccccatgGTGAACATCGCCAAGATCGTGCAGCCAACAGCCACGGTTAGCAGCATGCCGGTTTCGGGACCACAGACCGGCATCGCCCGCTCCATTGCGCCGGGCCAGAACATCCGGAGCGCTGGAATCGCAACGGCGCCCACGGGCACGGCCACAGCAGCAATAGCACCACTAGCTGCCGTGCTCAACCACACTACCAacaccacaaccaccaccactacaACCACGaacaacaccaccagcagcagcaacttgagCGGTAgcgttgcagcagcagctgcatcaGTGGAGACGGCAGCTACAGTCACCGTGCCCATGGTGGCGCCACCCTCACCCTCGCCGGCGAAGATGCAGCCGACAGCCACCATCCAGCGGGCGCCCGGCGGCAAGTATGCCGCACTGGCTGCGGCAGCTGCCCTCGACCAGACCACACCACCGCATCCTCATCCCGTTCCCATCGCCGTGCCACCGGTCACGGTGCCACCAGCGGGAGCCCGCGGCGCACCGCCACCCATACCAACCAAGCCGATCGTGCCCCCCAAGCGGGAGCCATCGCTCTCCCGGCTGGGCTCGATCACGGGCAGTAGTGCCATAGCGGCTGCCACCGCAGCCACCACGGCCGCGGGTACGGCGAAGCAGAATTAG
- the LOC6531135 gene encoding CTTNBP2 N-terminal-like protein isoform X2, with protein sequence MEQNSNSSVAETFADAAASDAEYGTENCSGSGMSVGDTVSANHEFQTMKPGPGVGHKVMPVANSASSANTTNGRTRSEMPHSELVKMLYYLEGELQARDVCIAALRNERVKQLIAQLRTKRLQPNDPYAAIFRDKIALNGNLISRESSTQAAQAEMEVRQIIEQQMEQQYQMVSKQRATHVRMVNILTESLENNQRMLQELEEEKRKHENTTAQGDDITYGLELERTKLKQDLEEERAQVAKMEKDLKKLQETLEYERNRQKQIVLLLIAERKKILMKYIEEGKRSEDLAQILAEEKQRSDTIAEGLEEESKKSLRMEEELEKQTHAMEQERKVLFAKLAKEELRVKELEQELNALRSEHEALKKQQQLGGSGSSVAAAKARQFSAEIFC encoded by the exons ATGGAGCAGAACTCAAACAGCAGCGTCGCGGAGACGTTTGCGGACGCAGCAGCGTCGGACGCGGAGTATGGCACTGAGAACTGCTCCGGATCCGGAATGTCGGTGGGCGACACCGTGAGCGCCAATCACGAGTTCCAGACCATGAAACCGGGTCCCGGTGTTGGGCACAAAGTGATGCCGGTGGCCAACAGCGCCAGCAGTGCCAACACAACCAATGGTCGCACGCGCTCCGAGATGCCGCACAGCGAGCTGGTGAAGATGCTGTACTACCTGGAGGGCGAGCTGCAGGCACGGGATGTGTGCATAGCTGCGCTGCGGAACGAGCGGGTGAAGCAGCTCATCGCCCAGCTGCGCACCAAGCGACTGCAGCCCAACGATCCGTATGCGGCCATATTTCGGGACAAGATCGCCCTCAATGGTAATCTCATATCGAGGGAATCGTCCACACAGGCGGCGCAGGCCGAGATGGAGGTGCGCCAGATCATTGAGCAGCAAATGGAGCAGCAGTATCAGATGGTCAGCAAGCAGAGGGCCACGCACGTGCGTATGGTCAACATATTGACCGAATCGCTGGAGAACAATCAGCGCATGCTGCAGGAACTGGAGGAGGAGAAACGCAAGCATGAGAACACCACGGCCCAGGGCGACGACATCACCTACGGCCTGGAATTGGAGCGCACCAAGCTGAAACAGGATCTCGAGGAGGAGCGCGCTCAGGTGGCCAAAATGGAGAAGGATCTGAAGAAGCTGCAGGAGACGCTTGAGTACGAGCGCAATCGACAGAAGCAGatcgtgctgctgctgattgcGGAGCGCAAAAAGATCCTCATGAAGTACATTGAAGAAG GGAAACGCTCCGAGGATCTGGCCCAAATCCTGGCCGAGGAGAAGCAGCGCTCGGACACCATTGCCGAGGGTCTCGAGGAGGAGAGCAAAAAGTCGCTGCGCATGGAGGAGGAACTGGAGAAGCAAACGCATGCCATGGAGCAGGAGCGGAAAGTGCTGTTCGCCAAACTAGCCAAGGAGGAACTCCG GGTCAAAGAGCTGGAGCAGGAACTCAACGCCCTGCGGAGCGAGCATGAGGCTCtgaaaaagcagcagcaactgggTGGCAGCGGCTCATCCGTGGCCGCCGCCAAGGCGCGACAGTTCAGCG CCGAAATCTTTTGTTAG
- the LOC6531136 gene encoding nitric oxide-associated protein 1 gives MFKTTRLYKIINKNVLITCSRLQNTVAEEGQSLRQRSWLLARERYKDHEHVHYSSVLEAKIKTSFSIPEAHQHLPEDWMDDYEFYQGSKEGENRQGTPDPSLPASKVPCNGCGANLHCSNASLPGYIPSEIFRGRTQEELQTITCKRCYFLNHYNIALDVEVAPSTYVDTISRIQDKFALAIVLVDLLDFPCSIWPGMQNLLGPKRPVFLVGNKVDLLPRDSNVYLQHIKDSLQREFIKHGGGDGLNIKNVSLISAKTGYGIEELITQLHKTWAYKGDVYLLGCTNVGKSSLFNILLNSDYCRPEASDLVRKATTCPWPGTTLKLLRFPILRPSNDRVYQRFKRLLAERSEKAAMEKERRAVARSTGSAAAAQPVARVGRTFDRRQDVNDAFSMAGGSRPITTLNDRSKEYKEARWVYDTPGVMQPDQISPLLTAEELVKLQPTSMIRPRAFRLRPQMSILLGGLARLDLLEITSARKQFDWLKVFVFAPVQLPILIADTQAAESVYNRYLGSPFLGVPFASEDLEARLRRWPGLQCRDEDIVLASEERNEGRLNCDITLSSAGWMGFLLPGHSECRLRAWTPQAAGIYKREPALVPLADRLVGKHIRYSLAYNTTKPFVFKK, from the coding sequence atgtttaaaaccACAcgtttatataaaattataaataaaaatgtgctTATCACATGTTCAAGACTGCAGAATACGGTCGCCGAAGAGGGTCAGAGCTTGCGGCAGCGGTCGTGGCTGCTCGCCAGGGAGCGGTACAAGGATCATGAGCACGTTCATTACAGCTCCGTTTTGgaagccaaaataaaaacctcTTTCTCGATTCCTGAGGCACATCAGCATTTACCCGAAGACTGGATGGATGACTACGAGTTCTATCAGGGCTCCAAGGAAGGGGAGAATAGGCAAGGCACTCCGGACCCTTCGCTGCCTGCCTCAAAAGTTCCATGCAACGGCTGCGGCGCAAACCTGCACTGCTCAAATGCCTCTCTGCCCGGCTATATACCAAGTGAGATATTCAGGGGAAGGACGCAAGAGGAACTCCAGACTATCACCTGCAAGCGTTGTTACTTTCTGAATCACTACAACATCGCCCTGGATGTGGAGGTGGCGCCATCGACCTATGTGGACACCATATCCCGCATTCAGGACAAATTTGCACTGGCTATTGTACTGGTGGACCTGCTCGATTTTCCCTGCTCCATTTGGCCGGGCATGCAAAATTTATTGGGCCCAAAGCGACCCGTCTTCCTGGTGGGCAACAAGGTAGATCTGCTGCCGCGGGACTCCAACGTCTATCTTCAGCACATTAAGGATTCTCTGCAGCGCGAATTCATCAAGCATGGTGGTGGCGATGGGCTGAATATCAAGAATGTCAGTTTGATATCCGCCAAAACGGGTTATGGCATCGAGGAGCTAATAACGCAGCTGCACAAAACGTGGGCCTACAAGGGCGATGTCTATCTGCTGGGCTGCACCAATGTGGGCAAGAGCTCGCTGTTCAACATACTGCTCAACTCGGACTACTGCCGCCCGGAGGCCAGTGACCTGGTGCGCAAGGCCACCACCTGCCCCTGGCCGGGAACCACACTCAAACTGCTGCGCTTTCCGATCTTACGTCCATCGAATGATCGAGTCTACCAGCGCTTTAAAAGATTGCTTGCGGAGCGCAGCGAGAAGGCGGCGATGGAAAAGGAGCGTCGCGCAGTGGCAAGATCGACGGgttcagctgcagctgctcaacCAGTGGCGCGGGTGGGACGCACCTTCGATCGGCGCCAGGATGTCAATGATGCCTTCTCCATGGCCGGTGGCTCACGGCCGATTACAACGCTAAACGATCGGAGCAAGGAATACAAGGAAGCGCGTTGGGTCTACGACACACCGGGCGTGATGCAGCCCGACCAAATATCGCCCCTACTCACCGCGGAGGAGCTGGTAAAACTGCAGCCCACCTCCATGATCCGACCCCGCGCCTTTCGGCTGCGGCCCCAGATGAGTATCCTGCTGGGAGGACTGGCCAGATTGGATCTGCTGGAAATTACAAGCGCAAGGAAACAGTTCGACTGGCTAAAGGTGTTTGTATTTGCTCCAGTACAACTTCCCATCCTGATAGCAGACACTCAGGCGGCAGAGAGCGTGTACAACAGATACCTGGGATCACCATTCCTGGGTGTTCCCTTCGCCAGTGAGGACTTGGAGGCCCGCCTGCGACGCTGGCCAGGATTGCAGTGCAGGGACGAGGATATTGTGCTGGCAAGTGAAGAAAGGAACGAGGGAAGGCTTAACTGTGATATTACACTCAGCTCGGCGGGTTGGATGGGATTCCTCCTGCCGGGCCACTCGGAGTGCCGTCTGCGTGCCTGGACACCACAGGCAGCGGGGATTTACAAACGTGAACCCGCTTTAGTGCCTCTGGCCGATCGGTTGGTGGGCAAGCACATAAGGTATTCCCTGGCCTACAACACCACGAAgccttttgttttcaaaaaataa
- the LOC6531137 gene encoding longitudinals lacking protein-like produces MMSSDQQFFLKWNDFQTNMVTSFRHLRDEKSFTDVTLACEGQTCKAHKMVLSACSPYFKALLEENPSKHPIIILKDVSYIHLQAILEFMYAGEVNVSQEQLPAFLKTADRLKVKGLAETPSSIKREG; encoded by the exons ATGATGTCGTCGGATCAACAGTTCTTTCTGAAATGGAACGATTTTCAAACGAATATGGTGACCTCGTTCCGTCACCTGCGCGACGAGAAGAGCTTCACAGAT GTTACACTTGCCTGCGAGGGCCAAACCTGCAAAGCCCACAAAATGGTGCTTTCCGCTTGCAGTCCCTACTTTAAAGCGCTACTGGAG GAGAACCCATCGAAGCACCCGATTATCATCCTGAAAGATGTCTCCTACATTCACCTACAGGCTATACTGGAGTTCATGTACGCCGGTGAGGTGAACGTGTCCCAGGAACAATTGCCAGCATTTCTTAAGACCGCCGATCGCCTCAAAGTGAAAGGCTTGGCAGAGACACCCAGTTCAATAAAGCGGGAAGGTTGA